From Arachis hypogaea cultivar Tifrunner chromosome 3, arahy.Tifrunner.gnm2.J5K5, whole genome shotgun sequence:
aaaatttttacaaAAGAATATGAGAATACATTTATATTTATTGGATTGATtcaatcattaaaattaaatatacctaataaataatatacaaataatgtattataattattaaattcatATGACAATTCATTTAAAGTTATTGCATTTATAGCCGTTATCTtcgatttttattaaaatatacttaataaataaataaataaataaataactactaAGAAATGCTTTTTAATTTCCACTATAAAACTCTTTttatctctcttttaattttcaccaacaaaataattaaaccacgACGCTTTTAATTTATTTGGTAGAAAAGCTAATAAGATGTACGAATAATAGTAGAGGGCATGATCAAGTCTCTGATTCTGACAAACTAAAACCCTCTTTTAATTTTAGTGGCACAAATTAAAGGCTTTTTTCCTCAAATTTATTAATTACTATTACTACTAAATAACAAAGTTGAATAATTTGTCACTAGATAATCGTTTTCATAATATTTCACAATTCATTAttgtctaattattttatttttctagttataAAGTGTGATTGATTCTTATATCAATTATCTCAAAAATAACGTTCTAATATATATTGAAATGCAACATTTTTAATGATataatttcattttttaaaatgtattgcttgtatatgatttttttaattattttattttttacagttatataaaatttaattatttaaatttatttattaaatatattttaataaaaattaaagacaatagcTTTAAATACAATGAAGTTAAATACATTGTCATATGAATTTAATgactataaatatattatttatagaaTTTATCTATCTTGTATCCTTAGGGCACATGTtaagattataaaattaaaatgtttttattaaaaatataaaaatttaagttttcaatatatttatttaacatttattaaataaagatatttaaaatttttcattaatagTAAATTTATCATGTGTCCTTAAAGCATTTATTAGCTAAATTTTTGTCTATAAATCGTTTattaagtatatttaattttaatcattaaaaccaatttaatgattataaatataaatttatttttaatgcagtataaaataattttatacatgaaTCTAGTTACGTAATATCACATCACTAAAATAACTATGTTTCACATTAATCGCATAAATAGTcataaaaacaacaaatataaTTGCATGACTGTTTATATtatcaatacatcaaaattaaactcttataaaTATATTCTCACATTTTTGTATAAAAagctcattatatatatatataacacatgacaaacacaaaacacacacatacatacacAAGCGAATTCTGTTCCATAATCTCTCttgtgctttttctttctttctttgaacTAAGGCACCAAGCCTTCAACGACTTGGCAAGCCTTGCTTGCAATTTTattaagaagaagaacaaagttgTGCGTAAGTATTTTAAGAATATTGGTGTTTATAGTAATTTTTATGATTCACGTATAATTTTGGAAGATTTTTGTGGAAATTATTCTACTTATAAATAAAacgataataaataattattgaaGATTGTGTCTACTATGATTCgtgataaatttattttaatatttttgtaatttatttatctacaaattttatttgtattgaaagtaactaaaatattattttagaaacGAAGGTATTAACCAACCGCCTAACTAGCATATGAACTGCAAAAATAACtagaatattattttaagagaaatGTTAAGAGCAGTCATTTTAGTATTTTGTAATCATTAattgatcatcaataatatttttaatgtatttttaattgtgtgaaattatatagaaaatcactcatttttattttgatagtgtcctagactttttcttattttaataaacaTTTATCATCGACTTTCACTCCGTAATTCGCACCCCAAGCGATTATGCTCTTTGAATTAAACAATAAACATACATTCGCCTTTCGCCATTATGACTCCAACGAAACATCGGCACTCAAGATTCTTCTAAACCGAATTCCCTGAGTCCTGACACTGCATTTGCATTACATTCCAAATGGAAATGGAAACGGAATACTTCATCATAACGTCTCCTTCTTTGTTTATAATTGCCAGCCATCTTCATCTGAAGGCATGAAAATCCCAAGAGAGGCAGTTGTTGAAGAGCTGAAGAGACAGCTATGGCTGGCAGTGCCTCTCTGCTCAGTGGCTTTCCTACAATACAGCCTCCAGACCATCTCCATCATGTTTGTTGGTCATCTCGGTACTCTCCCTCTTTCCGGAGCTTCCATGGCGACCTCCTTTGCCGCCGTTACAGGATTCACCTTACTGGTAACTGGTAACAATAGCGTAgatgattttgtttttattttcaataactcGAGTCTCCAGGTATTAAATAAGAGATGAGAAATATCAGggattatcaaattttttttattatttagttattaatttaatttttaatttttaatttttttaatttaataatttaataatatattttattacatatttttaaatattaatagctAATTAATAATCgagaataataaattttgatgattttttttaacattttttattaaataaaaaagaaagtttAAAGAGCTAacagttttattaaaatttggcgaAGAGGAGTATTAGGgtagcaatttttgtgttttgtaacttTCAATTGACTATCAATAGTctttttaatgatgtgagattacatctaatggtagAAAATCACTCACTTTTCTCTTGATGATTAAGTGCTAGCCACAAAACACATAAGTTGCTGgcctcctagacttttcctttggCCAATACTTAATTCGTAAAAGAAAAAATGGGTGAGAAaaagtaacactaatggttatatctctaatactccttaAACCTTCATTGTAAGTattatacaaatattctattggctACTCGTACTTTTCCATAAATAAATAATGTGTGCATGTGTTTGAGCAGACAGGATTAACCGGTGCACTGGACACATTTTGTGGACAATCGAATGGGGCAGGGCAGTACCAGATGCTTGGCATACACTTGCAGAGATCCATGCTTGTTGTTTCAGTCGTCAGTGTTTTCGTCGCCGTCATCTGGGCCAACACGGAGCCTATTCTAATTGCGATGCGCCAAGACAAAGCCATAGCCAACCAAGCTGGCAAGTATGCCCGCTGCTTGATCCCAAGCCTCTTCGCGCATGGCCTTCTTCAGTCCATTCTCAGGTTCTTGCAAACCCAGAGCATTGTCTTCCCAATGGTCATAACCTCTGCACTTGCCGCGCTGCTCCACATCCTTCTCTGCTGGCTTCTTGTATTCAAAACTCCCCTGGGGAGCAGGGGGGCACCCATATCTATTTCCATATGTTATTATCTGAATCTTCTCTtcatctccttctatgtcaaaTACTCTTCTTCTTGCAAACAATCTTGGACTGGCTTTTCCAAAAAGTCCCTAAATGGAGTCTTCTCCTTCCTTAAACTTGCTGTTCCTTCGGCTCTTATGCTCTGGTAAGCGATAGTTTTCTCAACTCCTAATGTTTTTCGCCGATATGATCATCCTCACCAAGCCTATGAAACAGCTGGTTTTGTTTTGAGCAGCCTGAAAGTTTGGACATTCGAACTCGTAGTTATCTTGTCTGGTCTTCTTCCGAACCCAGCATTAGAAACTTCAGTTCTTTCAATATGGTTAGCATCTGGGACTGGACTGCACCTTATCGTATAAATTTCATTGATACTCCCTAAGAACGTTCTTGATATGCCTTTTCAGCCTTAATACATTTACTTTAGCTTGGATGATCCCTTTTGGATTCAGTGCTGCTGTAAGGTACTTATGATGCTCAATAAAGAAAGTAAGAAACTCTGCTTGACATGGAACATGAATTTTAAAGCATAGTGATTAATGATTGATGCAGCACACGGGTGTCGAATGAACTAGGAGGTGGAAATCCAGAGGCAGCACGTGTAGCAGTTGGCGTGGTGCTATGGATGGTGTTCATTGAAGGGATCTTGTTAGCTTCAATCATGGTTGTGCTGAGGAACATGTGGAGCCGTATTTACAGTAATGACAAACAAGTAATCAGAGAAGTGTCGGCGACGACGCCAATTCTGGCAGTTTCGTGCTTTCTAGACGGAATACAAAGTGCACTTTCAGGTATTGCTTCCGGATGTGGGTGGCAGCGAATAGGTGCGTATGTGAATCTTGGCTCATTCTATCTTGTGGGCGTTCCTTGCTCTGTCCTGTTAGGATTTGTTGCGCATATGAAAGCCAAGGTAATATACTTATACTAATATCTATCAATCATGATGCTCTTATTTCTTTTGCTTAGCTTAGTTTGTGAGTTGTGACTAACAGGGGCTGTGGTTGGGGATCATAGCTGCATTCGTTGTGCAAGTCACATTTTACGCTATCATCACCATTCGAACCAGTTGGGACCAACAGGTAGGACATCAATTAGCTTGGATTTCTTACATGAATATGCTCATCATTCTCGTTCTCCCTTTTGAACATTATCATGTGTCTAATATATAATGATACTAATAATAGGCAAGGATAGCTGAAAGCAGAGTTAAGGAGTCAACCATGTCGCCAAAGACAGAATGTGAAGTCTAATACAGTAATACATACATGCATTGCTGACTCATATCATGAGGCAGAGCATGTTTGAGGGGGCATTTGCCCTCAAagaatgtttaaaaaaattatcgtATGCGttcttataataaaatataaaggatccttttgagttttatattaaaaaaactaaCATACAATAATAAATgtcttgttaaatttgattttgtttccaaaacgaaaaataaataaatagatatatcaatttaataaatgagaaatgctagggccagcaacttttgtgatttgtagccatcagaTAGCCATCAataatggttttaatggtgtgagattggtgtgagatttcatctaatggctcacgtttctttgctggttacatgctggtcaAAATTTAACAAAGTTACTGCCCACTAGACTTTTCCTTAATGAATATATCAATGAAATAATAAACTTTGTAATATCAGCTAAGgagattacttttataaaaacatctttatacgaggataatattatgaatttttaGATCGTTTAgtaaatttgatatttttcttttataattgaatatttaattaaactagtGTATTAAAATtgtttccttttttcttctttatataCATATgcgttgctatttttttttttcttttttctcttcctcttttttttgtGTATCTTTCTTTTAggcttctttttttattattgtctttaTTGTCGTTACCACCGCCTTCTTTTTCTATATCTATTCCTTTTTTTCCTCCTCATcctttattattatcatcattatcattattgtcatcgtcttctttttttcttcgtcTTTTCCTATATATATTCAAGAATGATATTggttacaaaaattttaatactcaataaaaaaaaaaatttgatgtaaagcacaaaaaaaattaatacacatacaacaaaatttttatattatatccaTAAATTTATGTGTTACGAATCGTGCTGAATGTCAAAATTTCGGTGGTGCTCTATAACAATTTATGTgctatataataaatttttggtggatactacaatgaaaattttataattgtcttcatgtgaatATATTTCTTTTTGACCCTTGGATAATAGATtgtatggttagattttgatatttataaaagtgttgtttttgtttaaagtgtggctaaataaataaaccacactTTTAAATAAAGTatcttcataaaaagatatttttgccaTTTTCATTTGAGTAATTCTCTAAAATTTTTTTGGTGAAGAAGCGTGAAAACATAGAATCATGTGATAGCCgcttgcttttttttatttttgtggctGAGCTTGCACCTTGGttgaatttagttaaaaaaacatTCACATGTAGCATTTGAAATGTTGTGACAGTTTAGAGCGTTAGTATTTGAAATGAAACTATTGAATACTAAATAGCAGAACGCAGAAGGGGCAATAGTTTAATCaagtatttaattataaaagaaaaattgaactaTTAATATTAGGAAAACAGGACTTACTTTTAAGTGAAATACAATAATAACAAAGATTTGTCTCACTAGATGGGGtcagctacatgaatcaaacgacgtcattgagttctgtcatgtatcatgtctacagaaagATGGTTTACATGTATATCTCGTTTGACCATTTTCATGGATAGTTTTCTtaggtcttcttctcacatgtccaaaccacttgaGACGCGATTCTATCATCTTTTCCACAAAGGTGCTATtctaactctctcccttatatcttcgttctttattttatccaatcgcgtatgaccactcatctatctcaacatcttcatctctgtcacACTTAGCTTTTGTTCGTGTTCCTTTTGGTcgtccaacactccgtaccataaagcatagccggtttTATAGTAGTACGATAGAATTTACCATTAATTTACTTTTAAgcgaaataaaaataagaaatttaaacaACAACGAAAATTCATTACCAAGAAAGAAAACTGTACTAGTATTTAACTGCGTTTACATATAAATCAACAGTAACAAGCATTTACATATAGATCCTTAGTTAGAGTGGCAAATTGCACAAGTTGACAAGTATACTATGCCTACATAAAAGAGATACCTGTTGGATAATTATTTAAGGATAAAGAGTTGATTACAGTGTAGatgaaatcataaaataaaatatctaaagATGTAACAAGATGACAATGTGAGGAAAGTCGTTTTCTATAAAATATCGTGGTATTGGCATCTTTATTGTCTTGTAGTGTTCAGTCATGGTTATGCCTTACGCGAATGTGTTTGGATCTGCTCTCTATTGGGTAAACAATGGATAGAGAAGGTGGAAAGGGATCTCTGGAGCCTCTCTTGGAAAAGATCACAGTGGAAAGTAGGCTCAAGGTTGATGATATTGAACTAAAGAAGCACAAGGCAATAGAAAGAAGAGAAATCTTTGAAGAGGCAAGAAAGCAGTTATGGCTGGCAGGTCCTTTAGTAACCGTCTCTCTGCTCAATTATGGCCTGCAAGTCATATCTGTTATGTTCGTGGGTCATCTCGGTCAACTCCCTCTTTCCGGTGCTTCAATGGCTACTTCTTTTGCCTCTGTCACCGGTTTTAGCTTATTGGTAGGTTAGGTAACTTGCATTGTGTTttccttaattattattattcaattttttttaaaaattcatctgTAGAGTTTTTTCTTCATATATAAACATAACTGCACAtgagttttcaatttttttttctttggtttcaCTGAGATGTTATCACTTCACAAATAGATGGGAATGGCAAGTGCCTTGGACACTTTCTGTGGGCAGTCATATGGAGCAAAGCAGCATGGTATGGTAGGCATACATATGCAGAGAGCCATGCTCATTCTCATGATTCTTTGCATACCCCTTTCAATTATTTGGGCAAACACAGCATCCATTCTAACTGCTCTTGGCCAAGATCCTCAAATATCTTCAGAAGCTGGACAATATGCAAAGTTTATGATTCCGAGTCTTTTCGCCTATGGTCTCCTGCAGTGCCTCAACAGGTTCTTGCAAACCCAAAGTCTTGTGTTTCCAATGCTGTTCAGCTCTGGAGTTACCACTTTGCTGCATATTCTTATATGTTGGACTATGGTATTCAAATCCGGGCTGGGGAACAAAGGAGCTGCCATAGCAAATGCTATATCATACTGGTTGAATGTCTTCATCCTGATGCTCTATGTCAAGTTCTCGCCTTCATGTTTGAAAACATGGACTGGCTTTTCAAGAGAAGCATTCCATAACATCCCTTCTTTTATGAGGCTTGCCATTCCTTCAGCCGTTATGGTTTGGTAATTGTGTCATGTTCTCTTACTACTTTCTTACCAGCAATTTCTAACCCCTCTTATTTTTGTTCTCAACAGCCTGGAATCATGGTCCTTTGAAATGATGGTTCTCCTTTCTGGCCTTCTCCCAAATCCCAAGTTAGAAACATCGGTGCTTTCTATCTGGTTAGTTAGTGTCACGTTGACATTTTCTTTCAACATATTTTCATGCATATGTATTTATGTTTTGCAAccggtttttttgttttgtttaattaatcagTTTGAACACTTCAACAACTGTTTGGACAATCCCATTTGGACTCAGCGGAGCAGTGAGGTGAGAGCAACTCTTTTTCAACTCTCAAACTTTGATGTAGTTAGAGTAACATGCTTCATGCTTGTTAATGTTTGCAGCACTCGTGTCTCGAATGAACTAGGAGCAGGTCATCCAAGGGCTGCACGTTTAGCTGTGTATTTCGTCTTTGCAATGGCCATGGTTGAAGGCATCTTTGTTGGGGCAATGATGATTTTGATACGCAATATCTGGGGCTATGCATATAgtaatgaagaagaagtggtcACATATGTAGCAACCATGTTGCCTATTCTGGCAACATCCATTTTCCTGGATTCACTTCAATGTGTTCTTTcaggtttttattttttagtttttacttcCCATCCAGAAAGAATGCTTCTACAACAAGGTGTCTGTGTATGAACATTTTTTATATGATACTGTTTGGTGTAATAATCTTCGTTTAGGTACGGCTAGAGGATGTGGTTGGCAAAAAATGGGTGCTCTGATCAATCTAGGATCATACTATTTAATTGGGATACCCGCAGCTATCTTATTCGCTTTTGTATTTCACATGGGTGGCAAGGTAAAACAAACAACAACACTCTTCTCTATTATTCACAGCTTAATAATGATTTAGATTTCAAGAAAAACAAAATGTGATTGTCTGTAGGGGCTTTGGCTGGGGATCATATGTGCACTCATTGTTCAAGTGTCATGTCTTCTTATCATTACAATACCCACTGATTGGGAGCAAGAGGTGAACGTTTCCCTTGATATGTTTTCATTAAGAGAAAAAGTGTAAATAACCATTTTAGCACTTGAAAAATCCAGATTTTGACAAAATGAATCCCAAAAAGTGTTAACAAGAAAAAGTGGACGAGTACTGGGGGTTTATGGTGGTCAATGAGGGAGGGGGGAGATGCTAGTGGGTGGGAAGGGGTGACAACAAAAATCATGGGGACTAGTCATACTGATGAAGGGTGGGAATGGTGGGGGTGAGGGGCTGGAGAAATTAGTTGAGAAGGGAGAAAGAAAATGTAAGGATATATTTGAAATTTCATAAGAAAATACAGAGGTATATcagtaattttataaataattaacagTTGGTTGAGCAAATTAACTATTGACTAAATGTCTGGGTCATTTTGTCAAGTGAAATATATGTTTTAGAGGTCattttgtcattattattttttggatttcATTTTGTTAAAATCTAAATCTTTCGGGTGCCAAAAAGACTATGTACTCAAAGAAAAACATTTACGATGTGGGTCTTTAGGATGATGATAATATAGTTAAACATTCCTGGAATGGTGTTTCATTTTCAGGCAAAGAAGGCTAAAGACAGTGTCCGTGTGTATGACAGCATATTGTCATGAGACAAATTTGATCACGCCATTCAAGAATAAAGCCAGCTTTGCAAGAAATTCTTGTTCGAACTTAGAACACTTTTTGTTAGTAAATagcttgaaaaagaaaatgcagtAGGAGGGGTTGATGACATAGGTATATGATTAATGTATATGATAAAGTTTGC
This genomic window contains:
- the LOC112734241 gene encoding protein DETOXIFICATION 16 gives rise to the protein MKIPREAVVEELKRQLWLAVPLCSVAFLQYSLQTISIMFVGHLGTLPLSGASMATSFAAVTGFTLLTGLTGALDTFCGQSNGAGQYQMLGIHLQRSMLVVSVVSVFVAVIWANTEPILIAMRQDKAIANQAGKYARCLIPSLFAHGLLQSILRFLQTQSIVFPMVITSALAALLHILLCWLLVFKTPLGSRGAPISISICYYLNLLFISFYVKYSSSCKQSWTGFSKKSLNGVFSFLKLAVPSALMLCLKVWTFELVVILSGLLPNPALETSVLSICLNTFTLAWMIPFGFSAAVSTRVSNELGGGNPEAARVAVGVVLWMVFIEGILLASIMVVLRNMWSRIYSNDKQVIREVSATTPILAVSCFLDGIQSALSGIASGCGWQRIGAYVNLGSFYLVGVPCSVLLGFVAHMKAKGLWLGIIAAFVVQVTFYAIITIRTSWDQQARIAESRVKESTMSPKTECEV
- the LOC112734243 gene encoding protein DETOXIFICATION 16 isoform X2 — encoded protein: MDREGGKGSLEPLLEKITVESRLKVDDIELKKHKAIERREIFEEARKQLWLAGPLVTVSLLNYGLQVISVMFVGHLGQLPLSGASMATSFASVTGFSLLMGMASALDTFCGQSYGAKQHGMVGIHMQRAMLILMILCIPLSIIWANTASILTALGQDPQISSEAGQYAKFMIPSLFAYGLLQCLNRFLQTQSLVFPMLFSSGVTTLLHILICWTMVFKSGLGNKGAAIANAISYWLNVFILMLYVKFSPSCLKTWTGFSREAFHNIPSFMRLAIPSAVMVCLESWSFEMMVLLSGLLPNPKLETSVLSICLNTSTTVWTIPFGLSGAVSTRVSNELGAGHPRAARLAVYFVFAMAMVEGIFVGAMMILIRNIWGYAYSNEEEVVTYVATMLPILATSIFLDSLQCVLSGTARGCGWQKMGALINLGSYYLIGIPAAILFAFVFHMGGKAKKAKDSVRVYDSILS
- the LOC112734243 gene encoding protein DETOXIFICATION 16 isoform X1; the protein is MDREGGKGSLEPLLEKITVESRLKVDDIELKKHKAIERREIFEEARKQLWLAGPLVTVSLLNYGLQVISVMFVGHLGQLPLSGASMATSFASVTGFSLLMGMASALDTFCGQSYGAKQHGMVGIHMQRAMLILMILCIPLSIIWANTASILTALGQDPQISSEAGQYAKFMIPSLFAYGLLQCLNRFLQTQSLVFPMLFSSGVTTLLHILICWTMVFKSGLGNKGAAIANAISYWLNVFILMLYVKFSPSCLKTWTGFSREAFHNIPSFMRLAIPSAVMVCLESWSFEMMVLLSGLLPNPKLETSVLSICLNTSTTVWTIPFGLSGAVSTRVSNELGAGHPRAARLAVYFVFAMAMVEGIFVGAMMILIRNIWGYAYSNEEEVVTYVATMLPILATSIFLDSLQCVLSGTARGCGWQKMGALINLGSYYLIGIPAAILFAFVFHMGGKGLWLGIICALIVQVSCLLIITIPTDWEQEAKKAKDSVRVYDSILS